From Punica granatum isolate Tunisia-2019 chromosome 1, ASM765513v2, whole genome shotgun sequence:
gaaaatatatgtgtgtgatcattaataatagataaatatgtatatggCAGCTCATGATTTCTTATCCTATGCCCTTAAGTATAGACTAGAAAAAACCCCTTTGattttatattcatattaGTCGAACTTTTTTGTGTCGCTTTATATTATCTTTCCTTATTCCTATCAGTTCACGAATTTCTcttgaaaaagggaaaagaaaagatgtaAGTGGACATGCAATCACCATATCGGCCCACATATCTTGCGATTGAAGACTCCTCTCCCTTACAGAATCTTTGTCAATAATAGTCTCTCGGCCCGTCGGCATGGGCCCATCACCGTAGCTCTATCTGCAACGGGATGGCCAGCCGCATGGCCAAGGTATTTGCAGTAGGGCGAAATATGCACATAAAGGCTTTGGTCTCAGAATTTTgctaaatatttattttcaataaatggAAGATTAGAAAGATACAATAGAAATGGCAAAGATCATTTGAGTTGGTTTAAGCGGTTCAGCACTCGTTTtccttaagtaaggtctcgaaATTGAGTCttgtaaatagagaaaatttacGTTAGGAGGGCTTTACCTTATAGTTGGCCAACTCGACTCGACGGGATTAATCTAGGGCCTATTGGGCTTTCGGAAACCAAggtgcataaaaaaaaattgaagagagagagagagagagtgactAAGTTGGGCCAGCTACCTCTGAACCACCGGTTTAGGACCTTCAGGTCATCAATCAATCAGTGCGTGTTATTCATCCAATATCGATGAATAACAACTAATCAACGATAATAAATGAGAATTTGCGGGACTGCGCCGTGAAACCCATTTCCAACTTAAAAGTGTTTTGATtgggatatatttgaaaaatcattGAAGCTACATAATGTTTGGGCATGATTTAGCCTTTGCTCTATTGCAAATTTATGAGCCGGTCCGGACTTCTTGTGCCCTGCCACCCAGACCTAAGGATCATGGAATATCAGTTCAATATTCTACTGGGCTACCACTCTTCTAGCTTGTCAGAAGGCCCGTTCATTGACGAGCGTTTTCTATATGACAGCCAAGTTTTATTCCTACCAGAAAGAAGCGCTTGCCCGATGATGTTCTTGCTAGTTAAAAAATCATGATGAGCAGCTAGTATGATTTGGAACCAGTGATGATAGAGATCTATTGAATTCAGCATCGGGTTTGATTGAACTTTTCCCCTTGTATCGATCTCCGGTCCGCAATGAAGTCGCCAAGGAGGACAATGAACAGCGTGATGTGTGCAGAAAGAATGTTCTTATCACTTCAAGCGTGTGGGGATAAGAAAAGGATATCCCACTAAACATACAAAATTTTAGGTCGCAGCATGTGATTACCCACTATTGTTCCCAAGCCAGAGTTGGCAGCAGTAGTAGTTGAAATATAACCAAACACACGAATTTTCCGAGTTTAGTGTTCGAGCGCAGAATATATATCACAAGGACGACAAGTCCGTGTTTCATGAATGAAGAATATCACAAAGTGATCTCAACCTATCATGCACGGAGTACTCTTTCCTTCAGACGGGATACTGTCGAAAATGAAGAATCAGCATTGCCTGCGCTTGGGTTCTCTAGAACCCTGTTGTTGGATGAGGAGCGCCCATATTTTCTTATCGTTCATGATCTGCTCGATACACATCCACTGCGACCATGATTTAAATGTGTATTAATTAACTCATTCTTATGTCATCCGAAAATTGCTTGTGTTTGTTTGCAAGGAGAAGGATAATGGTTTGTTAATTAAAGTGTATATGTGTATGTCTCATTGCTCTTTGCTATTTGCTCTTTCACTGCCCCCTTGTTTAGATTTatcaagaagaaagaaattaaaagacgaagaaaaagaaaaaagtcgGAGTATTTGGTGAACTATTGAGATTGGACAATAGCACCATCAATATGACCGATCATAATTAACCTGTTTGATTTCAAGATtctattttagaatcacaattctaacttaactttatctattataaaacaaaataactcatataaaatcaaagagtggaccccatttataccacttttttccacaacaaaacaacataactcatacaaagtcaaaggacgagccccatttattccactcaaaatcaaaatcaaaatctgattttaaaatcctactatgaaaccaaacgcaacctaaaGCTACATAACTACTCCAGTGCTATTGGCTGTATTTGCACCAGTACGCATATCACATGAAGGGGCCAAGTCAAATGACCGAAATCTTTTGGTAGGGTGATGAATTGTGGATTATTTTAGCTTTGACAATCGAGTTTCCTGACTTTAAGTTCCCGATCTCTCTCATTGTCCATGCCGCGTTTTTGGATAGAAAGGACCGGATTGAGTAGAAGTATGCACTATATATAAAACTGACCCTGCAGCTTACATGCCATACACAATTACATGTTCTCTTGCTGGTTGTTTAAACTTGATATGCATCTTCTTGATCTGAAACGTTAACTCAACGGGGAATTCAACCAGCAGAGCATAAAGCTAGTGCAAAAGGTTCATCCATTCGAATCCAAGTTTTCTCTATATGAGGGTGAACACATAGAATAATACAGTTAGGTAGCATCACCTTATAACTGTTCAGCTCAAATTCTCAGCTGCACCAGCAGcatatatattgcaataatatatatacactattTTGCTATTTTACAAAGCATCGAGCTCCATATCTTGAGCCATCGTCGTATAGTACTCGGGTTTATATTGAAGAGGAACTACATGACTTCGATACTAAGGTGATTGACTCAGATATATGTCTAGCGTGCGTTCATCTAAGCATTGGTTCAAGATCAGACAAGGGACATGGTCCGTATCGTGAATATGTATCAGTGCATACGCTCTCAGACCGAAAATTTACCCTCCAGATTAGCCATTTGCAATAATTTGGCCAGATTTGTTCGAATGGAGAAATATGGatcataatcttttttttttcttggtagCAATATGGATCATAATCATGTGTATAcaaaactatatattatattatcagtGGGTTAATTCAACTATTTTTGAGCACCTATTTTTCTTAAGTAGAAGTCCTATATCTGAGTCttataaatatagaaaattcacgatttAGATAACTTTACTCCCTTAATGAGACAACCAAGTTTGAAGTCATGACCTATTAAACTTCCGGATACAAAATGGTGCAAACCCGGAaactatattattatattaatgcaTGTTCGAATGTGATGGACAGCAAAATCACACTATTTTAATTAGGCTACTGATCGATGTCCTCCTATATACTGTTAGTGGGTGTGAGTGTTGTAATtggaccattttcagtggcaGACGGCACCCACTTTCCCTCCCTTTTTGCATGTGCCATTCCCTTTGAGACGCGCTTTATCGATGGCCTCCACCCCATCCTCCCCACTTATAAATACCTAGCTTGCACGAGCCATTTGATCATCACAAACTAACGTACTCTCTCATGGCTATCTACAAAACAGTCTCGTGTGCTGCCTTGTTCATGTTTCTAGCGGTGGGCATATGCTCCGCCACTCGGGCGCTCCTCACTTTTCCAGTCCCGGAGTACACTCCTGAAGTTGGCCATTATGGTGGTTATGGTGGTGGAGGTGGGTCCGGCGGCGGCGGAGGGTATCGGGCCGTAGGGGAACATGGGTATCCTGGCGGATATGCGAGTGGTGGTGGGAGTGGAGAGGGTGGTGGCGCTGGTTACGACGGTGCTGGAGGGCACGGTGGTGGAGGAGGCGGTGGCAGTGGTGGTGGAGGCGCTTATGGTGCCGGGGGTGAGCATGGGTATGGAACTGGTGGTGGTGAAGGGGCTGGTGGTGGATACGGTGCGGGTGGCGTGTACGGAGGAGGATATGCCGGTGGTGCTGGTGGTGGAAGTGGAggcggaggtggtggagcATATGGTGCAGGAGGTGCCGGTTATGGAGGTGGCCACGGGGGTGGCGCCGGTGGTGGTTATGCTGGAGGAGCCGGTGGTTATGCTGGAGGGGGTGGTGGAGGGAGTGGCGGAGGAGGCGGAGGCGGATACGGGGAGGGGGGAATACATGGAGGTGGATATGGCAGCGGAGGCGGAGCCGGTGGAGGGTCCGCTGGTGGTGCAGGTGGGCATGCTGGAGGTGGCGGCGGCGGCTCTGGTGGTGGTGCTGGTGCTGGTGGAGGATATGGGGGCGCCGGTGGGGCAGGGTATGGTGGTGGTGCTGGTGGCGGTCAAGGGGGTGGCCATGGTGGCTACATCCCTTGAATGGCATAAACGCCTTCTCACCCCATATATGGTGATTTATGAACCCTAAAATGGGAACACTCTCTTCTTGCCCtgagaaataataaaattaattcggGCAAAGGCGAGGCTCGAAAGCTTTGATAATAAGAACTGTTAATGGGGAAAACACTAATATGTATTTCATGATGGCAATTTGTGATACATGGATTCAATATTTGGGATAAAATTCTGTTGTCGATCatcttaataatattataattttaatttatgagCATGTCAATTATTTGTTGCCGGTGATCTTTGCATGATGCCGACTAGAATCAGTCCAATTCATATGATGTggaatatttatatatcacgAAAGTTCAAATCAATTATTGCGAAAGGATAGGAAGATAATCAAGACAGAGAGATGGATGTTATTTGTTGATTCAAATGTCACAATGGGCGATGCAATAATatcaatgtatatatataataataaacaaatttcCTATTTCTCGCGCAGTGATCTCCCAAAGATAAAACATCATAAAGTCACGTTATCTCTTACAGATTCTCTCATGCAACCATATcgtcattttaattttgtaaatacTAAATGAATATCTGCACATTGCGTTGACGTtttgttaatttaatttttaattatatttggtACATGCAATATTATGAAGaatgaataaattatttagaaaTATTCTTTAGGggaatattaaattaattatattgtagtatgtaatttgttttgttttgtttcatATATTAATGATAGAACATAAATATAGTATTAGATGGAGTATTAGTGATTAGAACATAAATTTAGTACATGCAATATTATGAAGAATATATGTACCTTAAACTTatctctaatttttttccaatgaaattattattgtaattatagtAAATGTTCTCTGAATGCATATtcgttttttatttaaaatgaaatGGTAGAATGAATGTTggtaatttttcataaatattttaaataaaaggaaataagaaTGGATATTCAACAAAGAAAAGTTTAGTAGCAAATATGGatcttttgtaattttagaaACCTTCGAGGGCACTTGGATAAGTAAAGCTGGGAAATTAATTTTagcgaaaaagaaaagtagtGGATAATTATAATTTGCAGCACAGATTATTGTTGCATCTCTCCGTTCAATAttacccgaaaaaaaaaaaactcaccgTACAATTTATTCGTTCTGTCACTGCCGATTTCTGCATAAAATGGAGGAATGGAGGAAACTTACAGATCAGCTTCCTCATGTGGAATCGATTCTATGGATGtcaattatatatgttattctCCACGATACGGAAAATCAACTATTTATTAGAAgggatttttatttaaaatgacccataatttatttattttgtcaaatctatcatatgttttttttatcaaatctatttcatgatttgttttttacatcaaatcta
This genomic window contains:
- the LOC116194206 gene encoding glycine-rich cell wall structural protein 1.8-like encodes the protein MAIYKTVSCAALFMFLAVGICSATRALLTFPVPEYTPEVGHYGGYGGGGGSGGGGGYRAVGEHGYPGGYASGGGSGEGGGAGYDGAGGHGGGGGGGSGGGGAYGAGGEHGYGTGGGEGAGGGYGAGGVYGGGYAGGAGGGSGGGGGGAYGAGGAGYGGGHGGGAGGGYAGGAGGYAGGGGGGSGGGGGGGYGEGGIHGGGYGSGGGAGGGSAGGAGGHAGGGGGGSGGGAGAGGGYGGAGGAGYGGGAGGGQGGGHGGYIP